From the Plasmodium vivax chromosome 5, whole genome shotgun sequence genome, one window contains:
- a CDS encoding hypothetical protein, conserved (encoded by transcript PVX_089075A): MRVLSLLSALCLVSTCRGHRNLFARNNYLQYLRSQNFMQEKPKFQKLNQNYSEDLNEFDNYEDDELDAENVEATSKERVTQKSGTSSSSSENKLEFKNIEKELNNMGEILHEEKDNLLLMGGGRECSVSDKGTLDVSLNSGDIFNLTKYTVEMSSSGILIRDTQNSNVVKEIAFDTVKLPIETIEETRECWKIRSHKETFLFCERSKEARDRWITNMLKALFCYNTNNLTIDEGVQTGLSSKVDIPKESTVDARIAASLKDEPNGSGDNSSHGRAKRKGNNNITISNLKNDKPEIVVN; the protein is encoded by the coding sequence ATGAGAgttctctcccttttgtccGCCCTCTGCCTCGTTTCCACCTGCCGAGGTCACAGGAATTTATTTGCCAGAAATAACTACCTGCAGTACCTGCGGTCACAGAACTTCATGCAGGAAAAACCAAAGTTCCAAAAGCTAAACCAAAATTACTCGGAAGACCTGAACGAGTTTGACAACTATGAAGATGACGAATTGGATGCGGAAAATGTTGAAGCGACCAGCAAAGAGAGGGTGACCCAGAAGAGTGGCACCAGCAGTAGCAGCAGTGAGAACAAAttagaatttaaaaatatcgaAAAGGAGCTGAACAACATGGGCGAAATTTTACACGAAGAAAAGGATAACCTTCTCCTAATGGGGGGCGGTCGCGAATGCTCCGTGAGCGACAAAGGCACTTTAGATGTGTCACTCAACTCAGGTGacatttttaacttaacCAAGTACACAGTCGAAATGTCCTCATCGGGAATACTCATTAGGGATACACAAAATTCCAACGTCGTCAAAGAAATCGCATTTGACACTGTAAAGCTTCCAATAGAGACCATAGAAGAAACGAGGGAATGCTGGAAAATACGCTCCCATAAGGAAACGTTCCTCTTTTGTGAACGAAGCAAAGAAGCCAGAGATAGGTGGATTACTAACATGTTAAAAGCTTTGTTCTgttataatacaaataatttaACTATTGACGAGGGTGTGCAGACGGGACTTAGCTCGAAGGTGGACATTCCAAAGGAATCAACCGTCGACGCTAGAATAGCAGCTTCTTTGAAGGATGAGCCAAATGGCAGTGGAGACAATTCTTCCCATGGTCGCGCAAAACGGAAAGGAAATAATAACATTACCATttcgaatttaaaaaatgacaaaccAGAAATTGTGGTTAACTAG
- a CDS encoding hypothetical protein, conserved (encoded by transcript PVX_089080A), with translation MHISHFAPSLFTTLAPLLNSMLDVKADTPHRKASNSCKKILSDMIACYQNTICYKRENATFEECLHNHDLNEVDENCIILRRAYAQCRRNILNGNFKMLGNPLSR, from the coding sequence ATGcacatttcccattttgctccctccctttttacaACCCTCGCGCCACTCCTCAACAGCATGCTAGACGTAAAAGCAGATACCCCCCACCGGAAGGCATCCAACTCGTGCAAGAAAATACTAAGCGATATGATCGCATGTTACCAAAACACGATTTGTTATAAGCGGGAAAACGCCACCTTCGAAGAGTGCCTACACAACCATGACTTGAACGAGGTGGACGAAAACTGCATCATTTTGCGAAGGGCCTATGCGCAGTGCCGACGTAATATCCTCAAtgggaattttaaaatgttgggTAACCCCCTCTCGAGATGA